One region of Mesotoga sp. UBA6090 genomic DNA includes:
- a CDS encoding PH domain-containing protein, whose amino-acid sequence MNLKPTRRSFMIRYFIYPYYFLLGIVFYLNFDLSGIDGNNRLFLIGIWIALTVVPGILLAFSRRRFGWFFWPALLNAAGWLIRYVFPEKTYNDLKPLFDNGPVLLFIVAGLLGVVFVEIYRTSFKYDLSDAGVEITHGMFSANSHMIVARHITNVMLKRNFFELIMGVGHVIPVTSSGMGSGDRGVMGGFTTDAGTQNLRGGAFVGSVSTEKEFVANPANCIYGISKPKDVMEKLKEMVL is encoded by the coding sequence ATGAACCTTAAACCAACACGTCGCTCTTTTATGATCAGGTACTTTATCTACCCTTACTATTTCCTTCTGGGAATCGTTTTCTATCTGAATTTTGATCTGTCGGGCATAGACGGAAACAATCGCCTTTTTCTTATAGGAATCTGGATAGCCTTGACAGTAGTTCCAGGAATTCTACTGGCTTTCTCCCGAAGGAGATTCGGCTGGTTCTTCTGGCCGGCGCTTTTGAATGCTGCCGGCTGGTTGATAAGGTACGTTTTCCCCGAGAAGACCTACAATGATCTCAAGCCGCTGTTCGACAACGGGCCGGTCCTTCTTTTCATTGTTGCAGGGCTGCTCGGTGTCGTCTTCGTGGAGATTTACAGGACATCTTTCAAGTACGATCTCAGCGATGCCGGAGTAGAGATTACCCACGGAATGTTCAGCGCAAACTCTCATATGATTGTTGCCAGACACATTACGAACGTCATGCTAAAGAGAAACTTCTTCGAACTCATAATGGGAGTTGGTCACGTGATTCCTGTAACCTCGTCTGGAATGGGCTCAGGAGACAGAGGGGTGATGGGCGGCTTTACGACCGATGCGGGTACTCAGAACCTTCGTGGGGGAGCCTTTGTGGGAAGCGTCAGCACTGAAAAAGAGTTTGTTGCAAACCCGGCAAACTGCATATACGGCATATCGAAACCGAAAGATGTAATGGAGAAATTAAAGGAAATGGTTTTATAA
- a CDS encoding HD domain-containing phosphohydrolase — protein sequence MGDSNSRPDFKEDSRSCLDCCSTIDAASYRDLFSLARSGILLCGVSKGGSCTILNANPAALRIERLSRDELVGEEFERVIPGAVDFGITDTIREVNSTGVPRHISLKPCSDSRIDILRDMSVYRLNEGVIAVVYDDLSDSVDACAKLGESKPELDRLVSNLPGIAFRCKNDKEWTMEVVSRGIIELTGYRPEEIIGSKKLSYSDLIYAEDREMVWDLIQESFAAGDPYEIEYRIVTKSGHVKYVLERGKVVAGENGGEVFVEGFISDVTDLRVARREAEESKKKLEATFSSTINALSRIVEIRDPYTAGHQRKVGLLAAAISRRMGLEDRLCENIRMSGLLHDIGKLWIPSEILSKPRRLNHIEFEMVKEHSRLGYEVLKEIEFDFPIADYVIQHHERLNGSGYPYGLKREEILLPARIIAVADVVEAISSHRPYRPALGIEVAIEEITSGAGTLYDGSVTRACVGLLEEGFSFE from the coding sequence ATGGGCGATTCGAATTCTAGACCGGATTTCAAGGAAGATTCCCGGTCATGTCTTGATTGCTGTTCCACTATTGATGCTGCCAGCTACCGTGATCTCTTTTCTCTGGCAAGAAGCGGCATTCTGCTCTGCGGTGTATCGAAAGGCGGGAGCTGTACTATTCTCAATGCGAATCCCGCCGCACTCAGAATAGAACGCCTTTCAAGAGATGAGCTTGTTGGAGAAGAGTTCGAACGGGTGATTCCGGGCGCCGTTGATTTCGGAATCACAGACACGATAAGGGAAGTCAATAGTACGGGTGTTCCCCGTCACATTAGTCTGAAGCCCTGCTCGGATTCGAGAATAGATATCTTGAGAGACATGTCGGTTTACAGACTGAACGAAGGCGTTATTGCAGTCGTTTATGATGACCTCAGCGATTCGGTCGATGCTTGCGCGAAACTGGGAGAGAGCAAACCAGAGCTTGACAGATTGGTTTCTAATCTTCCCGGCATCGCTTTCCGCTGTAAAAACGATAAAGAGTGGACCATGGAAGTTGTCAGTAGAGGGATCATAGAGCTCACCGGCTACCGCCCAGAAGAGATTATTGGAAGCAAGAAACTTTCTTACTCGGATCTGATATATGCCGAAGATAGGGAGATGGTGTGGGACCTAATCCAGGAGTCCTTTGCAGCGGGCGATCCCTACGAGATAGAGTACAGGATAGTGACCAAGTCGGGTCACGTGAAGTACGTTCTTGAAAGGGGAAAGGTAGTTGCCGGCGAAAATGGGGGCGAAGTGTTCGTCGAAGGCTTCATCTCAGACGTCACCGATCTTAGGGTCGCGAGAAGAGAGGCCGAGGAGAGTAAGAAGAAACTCGAGGCCACCTTCTCAAGCACAATTAATGCGCTTTCTAGAATCGTGGAGATCAGAGATCCCTACACTGCGGGGCATCAGAGAAAAGTGGGGCTTCTGGCAGCCGCAATTTCCAGGAGAATGGGACTCGAAGATAGACTTTGCGAGAACATAAGGATGAGTGGCCTTCTCCACGATATCGGGAAACTCTGGATTCCTTCCGAGATTCTAAGCAAACCCAGAAGACTCAATCATATAGAGTTTGAGATGGTCAAAGAGCACTCTCGGCTTGGCTATGAAGTTCTAAAGGAAATTGAGTTTGATTTTCCGATCGCCGACTACGTGATTCAACACCATGAGAGGCTAAACGGTTCTGGATACCCTTATGGGCTAAAGCGAGAGGAGATACTCCTGCCGGCCAGAATAATCGCTGTGGCAGATGTTGTCGAAGCGATATCGTCGCACAGACCCTACAGGCCGGCACTTGGAATAGAGGTGGCAATAGAAGAGATCACTTCCGGAGCAGGTACTCTTTACGATGGTTCGGTTACGAGAGCTTGTGTCGGCTTACTGGAAGAAGGATTCTCTTTCGAGTAG
- a CDS encoding DUF2905 domain-containing protein yields the protein MPIGKGSIIYLEGKEVIILEYFEKLLIRIGLICITVALVLFLLRRLGLNIGRLPGDIHIKRSNFELWFPITSGLIVSVIITGALWLWRIVRRLF from the coding sequence TTGCCGATCGGAAAAGGGTCTATAATCTATCTGGAAGGCAAAGAGGTGATTATTCTGGAGTATTTTGAGAAACTGCTGATCAGAATAGGACTTATTTGCATTACAGTCGCGCTTGTTCTATTTCTGCTGCGAAGACTCGGTCTGAACATCGGAAGACTACCGGGAGATATTCACATAAAACGCAGCAATTTCGAATTGTGGTTCCCGATCACTTCCGGATTAATCGTGAGTGTTATAATTACGGGAGCCCTTTGGCTCTGGAGAATTGTCAGAAGATTGTTTTGA
- a CDS encoding L-threonylcarbamoyladenylate synthase, with translation MDTVYLRVNSENPDETSLKKAAELIGKGELVVFPTETVYGLGANTFDETAIKKIFEAKGRPQDNPLIVHISTMEMLKEIVSQDVGGFSALMDLVWPGPVTLIFEKSKAIPDSVTAGLKSVAVRFPSHPVAQELIRLSGVPIAAPSANLSGRPSPTMEEHVIEDMDGRVSCIILSGPTVFGLESTIIDLSRGRPSLLRPGPIDPDQLKGVLPDLHVPEFVSGRKEFLGDPVSPGLKYRHYSPDIPLILVEGETGMVVTKVGIVAGRKKSLVLCSEEMKDYYPVQVKKVVLGSRDNLLEVASNLFKELRNKENMKYSQIIAEPFPETGVGLAIMNRLRKAAWKIERA, from the coding sequence ATGGATACTGTCTATTTACGGGTGAATTCCGAGAACCCCGATGAAACAAGTCTAAAGAAGGCTGCAGAACTAATCGGGAAAGGCGAACTGGTGGTTTTTCCTACGGAGACCGTATATGGATTGGGCGCGAATACCTTTGATGAAACGGCCATCAAGAAGATTTTTGAGGCAAAAGGCAGGCCCCAGGACAACCCGCTTATAGTACACATTTCCACCATGGAGATGTTGAAAGAAATCGTCTCACAGGATGTTGGCGGTTTTTCGGCTCTGATGGATCTGGTCTGGCCAGGGCCGGTAACGTTGATCTTCGAGAAAAGCAAGGCAATACCTGACTCCGTTACTGCAGGGCTGAAGAGCGTGGCCGTCAGATTTCCTTCCCACCCGGTGGCCCAAGAACTGATACGACTCTCGGGCGTTCCTATCGCAGCACCCAGCGCGAATCTCTCAGGCAGACCAAGCCCTACAATGGAAGAACACGTGATCGAAGACATGGACGGAAGAGTGAGCTGCATTATCCTTTCGGGTCCGACGGTTTTCGGACTGGAATCAACGATTATTGATCTCTCGAGAGGAAGACCTTCCTTATTGAGACCGGGCCCGATCGACCCGGATCAACTGAAGGGAGTTCTTCCAGATCTTCATGTTCCGGAATTTGTTTCGGGCAGAAAAGAGTTTCTTGGTGATCCGGTGTCGCCGGGTTTGAAATACCGGCATTATTCTCCAGACATTCCATTGATACTCGTCGAAGGAGAAACCGGAATGGTTGTCACAAAGGTAGGAATAGTGGCTGGAAGAAAGAAGTCTCTCGTTCTTTGTTCTGAAGAAATGAAGGATTATTATCCCGTTCAGGTCAAGAAGGTCGTTCTCGGTTCGAGAGACAACCTCCTTGAGGTTGCGTCGAATCTCTTCAAAGAACTGAGAAATAAAGAGAACATGAAATACTCTCAGATCATCGCCGAGCCTTTCCCTGAAACAGGTGTGGGACTTGCGATCATGAACAGGTTGAGGAAGGCTGCCTGGAAAATTGAAAGAGCTTAG
- a CDS encoding GNAT family N-acetyltransferase → MTIREVEPRDVAGLMDIIVDIGWFKGKGLEEETYLKRIEKMVQWSVERDDHLILVAEDEGELTGYASVHFIPYLFMGGAEGYVGELFVKTLWRGKGIGGKLLRRAVNESEKRGCCRIRLINIRSRESYRRGFYSKQGWQERTDAADFMLRLNESN, encoded by the coding sequence TTGACGATAAGAGAAGTTGAACCAAGAGATGTCGCAGGTCTCATGGATATCATTGTCGATATCGGATGGTTCAAGGGCAAGGGTCTTGAAGAGGAAACATACTTGAAGAGAATTGAAAAGATGGTTCAGTGGAGTGTGGAGAGAGACGATCACCTCATTCTCGTTGCTGAAGACGAAGGCGAGTTGACAGGATACGCCAGCGTGCATTTCATTCCTTATCTATTCATGGGCGGAGCCGAAGGTTATGTTGGAGAGTTGTTTGTGAAAACACTCTGGCGGGGAAAGGGTATCGGAGGAAAGCTCCTGAGAAGGGCGGTAAATGAATCCGAGAAGCGAGGCTGCTGCAGGATAAGGCTGATAAACATCAGGTCGAGAGAGTCCTATCGCCGTGGATTCTACTCAAAGCAGGGTTGGCAAGAAAGAACAGACGCTGCCGACTTCATGCTCAGATTGAACGAATCGAATTGA
- a CDS encoding PD-(D/E)XK nuclease family protein, which translates to MRITLFIGPSASGKTERMLQELEAVHRKDPFSYFFVGPSGDHVRYFRESFISRVGTIPASRFLAMDQFAVELFSTLNPASFHVGNHLIRMEIGDILDQIGRGELADSPVFVDYLLEMVHDVKENGGFGEIFSEDDEVSAILKSIYVELQNRLSKKGIFDTFDAYTQIDDCERDLRSGEFGNYLFLDGFHDFSHALKHFFKAVIPAYDEVFITVPQEPGKEFLFSNIDSILETVDEIGENLPELEIRRIFFEKTPPSGGFESFKDSLFSSSSAKQACESVDVVVYPDIFAEIEGISRFVKSLLISGYEPGDISVVASDFFAYRKLLSGKLREYGVPSRIEGDEQLYSSLSVRRLILPLETAVLGFPPEKIIAMGDCGYGGEIDSRFLESVSSMSRIIYERAGLRLSLQKRRLSWQEHLGRLVHHIEARREAIISLAEDELELRAAEELAGIVERIRGDLLPAIEKIFAVLEPFRSLRKRAVESYREMLIAWERELSLTDTFNEYQDDLQEQEFAAVRRLFDHSLTDLEKLLKFMGKELISPQEYYRYLMLVLRHDKFPLSRSKANRVEVQSLINSRFAKKKIKLFAGFVDGAYPHVSLNPLYSFTQFGEIKPRDLLLDEEMHQRLNLHISVSSALESVRFTLPESTVDGEPILPSPYLKSVLESSGREIVREGRMAGKRFGYIPELGSSMSESELKIAAARLFRSEAWNELKEFGPLKPLDSILSHFGRELSWSIEKTGDLGRIVGKVFSFSRLKSYDDCPFSFFLSYIVGLDVSLERIFELTALDEGNIFHSVLRDFFSGKTKDWQSSLSENISRHLMHDSKVVFRFEFERLKEILRDYITERESKKPNFMQGDFVPFAFEKAFGIGDTKPVELQSDFFLRGKIDRLDLDESSRAMYLIDYKRGDSGDEKQLLLYSIVADRLFQEKGYYVAGGVFKTLIGRVVNKSAFRTISSDEEKSWEFANKRKAERIVRESQLFEWLRKITEGIYSGRFPPSFIRSSNQCYNCKFAAVKRAITWREGESESE; encoded by the coding sequence ATGAGAATCACGCTTTTCATCGGGCCTTCGGCCTCCGGAAAAACAGAAAGAATGCTTCAAGAGCTAGAGGCAGTACACAGGAAAGACCCGTTTTCCTATTTTTTTGTTGGTCCTTCCGGCGATCATGTCAGATATTTCAGAGAAAGCTTCATCTCAAGAGTTGGAACGATTCCCGCTTCCAGATTTCTTGCGATGGATCAGTTTGCCGTCGAGCTTTTCAGCACACTTAATCCGGCATCGTTCCATGTGGGAAACCATCTGATAAGGATGGAGATTGGGGATATTCTCGATCAAATTGGAAGAGGGGAACTCGCTGATTCGCCGGTATTCGTCGACTATCTGCTTGAAATGGTGCACGATGTAAAGGAAAACGGTGGTTTTGGAGAGATATTCTCTGAAGACGATGAGGTGTCGGCGATTCTCAAGTCAATCTATGTCGAGCTCCAAAACAGATTGTCAAAGAAGGGCATTTTTGACACTTTCGATGCTTACACTCAAATCGATGACTGCGAAAGGGATCTCAGATCCGGGGAGTTTGGCAACTACTTATTCCTTGATGGGTTCCACGACTTCAGTCACGCTCTTAAGCATTTCTTCAAGGCCGTAATTCCAGCTTATGACGAGGTTTTCATCACCGTTCCCCAAGAGCCCGGAAAGGAGTTCCTGTTTTCGAATATCGATTCGATTCTGGAAACGGTAGATGAAATAGGCGAGAATCTACCCGAACTGGAGATCAGAAGGATTTTTTTCGAGAAGACGCCACCTTCCGGCGGATTCGAGAGTTTCAAGGACTCTCTATTCTCATCCTCAAGCGCGAAGCAAGCCTGCGAGTCGGTCGATGTAGTTGTTTACCCCGATATCTTTGCGGAGATTGAGGGCATATCAAGGTTTGTGAAGTCCTTGCTCATATCTGGGTACGAACCGGGCGACATTTCAGTTGTAGCTTCGGACTTCTTCGCTTACAGAAAACTGCTTTCGGGAAAGCTCCGGGAATATGGAGTTCCCAGCAGAATTGAAGGTGATGAGCAGCTCTACTCCTCGCTCTCGGTCAGAAGGTTGATTCTTCCTCTAGAGACTGCCGTTCTGGGTTTCCCGCCTGAGAAGATCATCGCAATGGGCGACTGCGGTTATGGAGGAGAAATCGATTCGAGATTTCTTGAGTCCGTGTCTTCAATGTCTAGAATAATATACGAGAGGGCAGGTCTCAGGCTCTCGCTCCAAAAGAGAAGACTCTCCTGGCAGGAACACCTTGGAAGGCTTGTTCATCACATTGAAGCGAGGCGCGAGGCCATAATCTCACTGGCCGAGGATGAGCTTGAACTGAGAGCTGCGGAAGAGCTCGCAGGGATCGTTGAACGTATTAGGGGTGATCTCCTGCCCGCCATTGAGAAGATTTTCGCCGTTCTTGAACCTTTCAGAAGCTTGAGAAAGAGGGCTGTGGAAAGTTATCGTGAAATGCTGATAGCCTGGGAGAGGGAACTCTCACTGACAGATACCTTCAATGAGTATCAGGATGATTTGCAGGAGCAAGAATTCGCGGCAGTCAGAAGACTCTTTGATCATTCTCTCACCGATCTCGAGAAACTCCTCAAGTTCATGGGCAAGGAGCTGATCTCTCCGCAGGAGTACTACCGGTATCTGATGCTTGTGCTCAGGCATGACAAATTCCCTCTTTCGAGGAGCAAAGCAAACAGAGTCGAAGTGCAATCGCTGATAAATTCGCGCTTTGCGAAGAAGAAGATCAAGCTGTTTGCCGGCTTCGTGGACGGCGCATACCCTCATGTCAGTTTGAATCCATTGTACAGTTTCACCCAGTTTGGAGAGATCAAGCCCAGGGACCTTCTTCTGGATGAGGAGATGCACCAGAGACTGAATCTACACATATCAGTAAGTTCTGCACTTGAGTCTGTAAGGTTTACTCTGCCCGAATCAACGGTTGACGGCGAACCAATTCTTCCATCTCCTTACCTGAAGAGTGTTTTGGAGAGTTCGGGGCGTGAAATCGTTCGGGAAGGGAGAATGGCCGGCAAAAGATTCGGATATATTCCGGAACTGGGATCATCGATGAGTGAATCAGAGCTGAAGATTGCGGCAGCAAGACTGTTCAGAAGCGAAGCATGGAACGAGCTTAAGGAATTTGGGCCACTGAAACCGCTCGATTCAATCCTTTCCCATTTTGGAAGAGAGTTAAGCTGGTCTATCGAAAAGACAGGAGACCTCGGCAGGATCGTCGGCAAGGTTTTCTCATTCTCGCGTCTGAAGTCTTACGACGATTGCCCATTTTCATTCTTTCTTTCCTACATTGTAGGTCTCGATGTCTCTTTGGAAAGGATTTTTGAGCTGACAGCCCTCGATGAGGGAAACATTTTCCATTCCGTTCTTAGAGATTTCTTTTCCGGAAAGACCAAGGACTGGCAGAGTTCTCTATCCGAGAATATCTCCAGACACCTGATGCACGACAGCAAGGTAGTCTTTCGGTTTGAATTCGAAAGGCTTAAAGAGATTCTCAGAGACTACATTACGGAAAGAGAATCCAAAAAACCGAACTTCATGCAGGGAGATTTCGTTCCTTTCGCTTTCGAGAAAGCCTTCGGAATTGGAGATACGAAACCCGTAGAACTGCAGTCTGACTTCTTCTTGAGAGGCAAAATCGATCGACTTGATCTCGATGAATCGAGCCGCGCAATGTATCTCATAGATTACAAAAGAGGCGACAGCGGTGACGAGAAGCAGCTTCTCCTGTATTCAATCGTTGCGGACAGGCTCTTTCAAGAGAAAGGATACTATGTTGCAGGCGGGGTTTTCAAGACACTGATCGGAAGGGTAGTCAACAAATCTGCCTTCAGAACGATTTCTTCAGACGAAGAGAAGTCCTGGGAGTTTGCGAACAAGAGAAAAGCAGAAAGAATCGTTAGAGAGTCTCAGCTTTTTGAATGGCTCCGGAAGATAACCGAAGGAATCTATTCGGGCAGATTTCCGCCCTCGTTCATCCGTTCTTCGAACCAGTGCTACAACTGCAAATTCGCAGCTGTCAAGAGAGCGATCACCTGGAGGGAAGGTGAGTCAGAGAGTGAATAG
- a CDS encoding UvrD-helicase domain-containing protein, with the protein MSQRVNSDMFVTASAGTGKTYTLVKEYVGVFERAFRLGEQLDVHNVVAITFTNKAAREMKDRVISEFDLRISHAEPGKWKFLRSKLSYAWISTIHSFCERILRECALFAGIDPGFQIINGMRRSSLEEKVVRTYFEENLESIEPLIRLMGLDKAFKLMKDALSRERHSFYLNPSPVEYSGRDLGSDAEIIIDGSKSFAESYRAILSDYEMRTTGFGLLDFDQLLTRTRDLLLKMPDVQQKYSNRFRYIFVDEFQDTDELQNEIIRLLKAEGKNNVFFVGDAKQSIYRFRGADVSVFNKTMETFKRSGAGVKNLRINRRSHPDLVSFQNRFFKRVMQENPEGQFFRSVYEEDVESIPYEIDTNASRVRIIGSETSDDSKGVAKSIRALLEEEIVFRNKSGECVRRQITPGDIAILLRTFSRVSSYEGALEEMNIPFYTIGSRNFYERPEVTGPLSWLDLLVDPLNDNNLASFLLSPAFGATLDEMLSLRARQDMRRVPLYFVLQESNDERFGQVKELLDRFGKLKHILSPSDILQRFVDETEYLAKLATLKSGERMIANVKKLIELAQDLDRMGSSLRELSSNIRAFVDSSDESEATLETEESDSVKILTVHKSKGLEFPIVVIGDMYWKKRNSSKRLFFDEKGFLITKSKPDRDEEGRIGRLARQEEEKELEEEKRTLYVALSRAREMLILSLNGKGDSSRPWSILLSGSLLEPESGEINSYLKEIAEPFFPGEFASLEDKSSRTEFSLPKITSVMPVADSSYIKYLSPTFITSDYEAEFETESDAGSPDLVKRTANIGLLAHSILEPLGMKSIQGLPLTLKSIIDGGRPISVDRVSFSDDDLTEVKRVLSGLVHHQIIKEIEDSERVLSEFHFQHGFGKYVLIGIVDKLYLKDGKWRIVDFKYANWSFGFIEKYRFQMRFYLYILRDLLSPVEATLLFLKDGKEEKIVLEDQESFEAELLQMISKVGGDTNEP; encoded by the coding sequence GTGAGTCAGAGAGTGAATAGCGACATGTTTGTCACCGCTTCTGCCGGTACAGGAAAGACATATACACTGGTTAAGGAGTATGTCGGGGTATTTGAAAGAGCATTCAGGCTTGGCGAGCAGCTCGATGTCCACAACGTGGTTGCAATTACCTTCACCAATAAGGCTGCAAGAGAAATGAAGGACCGTGTAATAAGCGAATTTGATCTCAGGATCTCTCACGCTGAGCCGGGCAAATGGAAGTTCTTGAGAAGCAAGCTCTCATACGCCTGGATCTCCACCATTCATTCTTTCTGCGAAAGGATACTGAGGGAGTGCGCCCTCTTCGCGGGAATCGATCCGGGATTTCAGATTATCAACGGAATGAGGAGATCTTCTCTTGAGGAAAAGGTTGTAAGGACCTACTTCGAAGAAAACCTGGAATCCATTGAGCCGCTCATTCGGCTGATGGGACTCGACAAGGCGTTTAAACTGATGAAAGATGCATTGTCGAGGGAGAGGCACTCATTCTATCTTAACCCCTCTCCCGTTGAGTATTCAGGCAGAGATCTGGGCTCGGATGCCGAAATAATCATCGACGGTTCGAAGTCATTCGCGGAATCTTACAGGGCAATTCTGTCTGATTACGAAATGAGAACTACGGGTTTCGGGCTCCTGGACTTCGATCAACTCCTGACCAGAACGAGAGATCTTCTGCTGAAAATGCCTGATGTGCAACAGAAGTACAGCAATCGGTTTAGATACATCTTTGTTGACGAATTTCAGGATACAGATGAGCTTCAAAACGAAATAATCAGATTACTCAAGGCCGAGGGCAAGAACAATGTCTTCTTCGTAGGAGATGCCAAGCAATCCATATACCGTTTCAGAGGAGCCGATGTATCGGTCTTCAACAAGACAATGGAGACCTTCAAAAGAAGCGGAGCGGGTGTCAAGAATCTCCGAATCAATAGACGCTCACATCCCGACCTTGTCTCATTCCAGAACAGATTTTTCAAGAGAGTGATGCAAGAGAACCCTGAAGGCCAATTCTTCCGTTCAGTTTATGAAGAAGACGTCGAATCGATCCCGTATGAAATTGATACTAACGCCTCAAGAGTGAGAATAATTGGCAGCGAGACCTCGGACGACTCAAAAGGAGTGGCAAAGTCTATAAGGGCGCTTCTCGAAGAGGAAATTGTTTTCAGAAACAAGTCAGGAGAATGCGTAAGGCGTCAAATAACTCCTGGAGACATTGCTATCCTCTTGAGAACGTTTTCCAGAGTCTCGAGTTACGAAGGAGCTCTCGAAGAGATGAATATTCCCTTCTACACCATCGGCAGCAGAAATTTCTACGAAAGGCCGGAGGTAACCGGTCCCCTATCCTGGCTTGATCTCCTCGTCGATCCCTTGAATGACAACAATCTCGCGTCGTTCTTGCTATCACCGGCCTTTGGAGCTACACTGGATGAAATGCTCTCGCTGAGGGCCAGACAGGACATGAGACGTGTTCCGCTGTATTTCGTTCTGCAGGAAAGCAACGATGAAAGATTTGGCCAGGTGAAGGAGTTGCTCGATAGATTCGGGAAGCTCAAGCATATACTCTCCCCGAGCGATATTCTCCAGAGATTTGTTGATGAAACGGAGTATCTGGCAAAGCTCGCGACACTTAAGTCCGGCGAGAGAATGATTGCCAACGTGAAGAAGCTTATTGAGCTAGCTCAGGACCTTGATAGAATGGGTAGTTCGCTTCGCGAGCTTTCCTCAAACATAAGGGCGTTTGTCGACTCGAGCGATGAATCTGAAGCTACTCTCGAGACAGAAGAGTCAGACAGCGTCAAGATACTTACTGTTCACAAGTCGAAGGGACTGGAATTTCCCATTGTTGTAATTGGCGACATGTACTGGAAAAAAAGAAATTCCAGTAAGCGGCTCTTCTTTGATGAGAAGGGATTTCTCATAACGAAGAGTAAGCCTGACAGAGATGAAGAGGGCCGAATTGGACGACTGGCCAGACAAGAAGAGGAAAAGGAACTGGAAGAAGAGAAGCGGACACTTTACGTTGCCTTATCACGGGCACGTGAAATGCTTATCCTTAGCTTAAACGGGAAAGGAGACTCTTCACGCCCGTGGTCAATTTTGCTTTCAGGATCTCTGCTCGAGCCGGAAAGCGGCGAGATAAACAGTTACTTGAAGGAAATAGCCGAACCGTTCTTTCCAGGGGAATTTGCTTCCCTTGAGGACAAATCCTCCAGAACTGAATTCTCATTACCGAAAATCACTTCGGTAATGCCGGTTGCCGATTCCTCTTACATCAAATACCTCTCCCCGACCTTCATAACTTCTGACTACGAGGCCGAGTTCGAAACTGAATCAGATGCCGGAAGTCCGGACCTCGTTAAGCGAACGGCAAATATCGGGTTACTGGCTCACAGCATCCTGGAACCGCTGGGAATGAAAAGCATTCAAGGACTTCCCCTAACTCTGAAATCGATCATCGATGGAGGAAGGCCAATCTCTGTTGACAGGGTTAGCTTCAGCGACGATGATCTGACTGAAGTGAAGAGAGTTCTCTCCGGACTGGTCCACCATCAAATCATCAAGGAAATTGAAGATTCGGAAAGAGTGTTAAGCGAATTCCACTTTCAACATGGGTTTGGGAAGTATGTTTTGATCGGAATTGTTGATAAACTATACTTGAAGGACGGAAAGTGGAGGATCGTAGATTTCAAATACGCGAATTGGAGTTTCGGATTCATCGAGAAGTACCGATTCCAGATGCGGTTCTACCTCTACATTCTCAGAGATCTCTTGTCCCCCGTTGAAGCGACACTGCTCTTTCTCAAAGACGGAAAGGAAGAGAAGATTGTACTTGAAGATCAAGAGAGCTTCGAGGCGGAACTCCTTCAAATGATCTCAAAAGTCGGAGGCGATACGAATGAACCTTAA